A single Pseudoalteromonas rubra DNA region contains:
- a CDS encoding acetolactate synthase 3 large subunit, translating into MNEQFNGSELVVKALTELDVDYIFGYPGGSVLDLYDALFAQDDIEHILVRHEQAATHMADGYARSTGKTGVVLATSGPGATNCVTGIATAYMDSIPMVVLSGQVPSNLIGDDAFQETDIVGCSRPIVKHSFNCRDAQQIPTVLAKAFYLASSGRPGPVVVELPKDILNPQLKYAYEMPARIDMRTYNPSSKGHSRQIKKAVDAILGAKRLVVYSGGGIILSNTSEQLTELVETLNAPITNTLMGLGGISGTHPNFVGMLGMHGSLEANKAMANADVILALGARFDDRVTNNVKKFCPNATIVHVDVDPTSISKTIQAHIPVVGSLETVLSQLQSAIEKSALRIDRAAQESWWQQITAWREQRCLAYDTQNTVIKPQTVIEKLYEVTQGNAYISSDVGQHQMFAAQYYPFKNPRQWINSGGLGTMGFGLPAAMGVKVAYPEADVVCVTGDGSIQMNIQELSTCLQYGLNVKIVSLNNRSLGMVRQWQDMMYGGRHSSSYMESLPDFVALAESYGHIGIRVDHPDELDDALARAFSITDRLVFLDIRVDENEHVYPMQIKLGAIDDMWLKKGVKA; encoded by the coding sequence ATGAATGAGCAATTTAATGGCTCGGAGCTGGTAGTTAAGGCGCTGACTGAGCTCGATGTTGACTATATATTTGGCTACCCAGGCGGATCTGTGCTGGATTTGTATGATGCACTGTTTGCACAAGATGACATTGAGCATATCCTGGTTAGACACGAACAGGCAGCCACGCATATGGCAGATGGCTACGCCAGAAGTACAGGCAAGACTGGAGTCGTACTAGCTACGTCTGGCCCAGGGGCGACAAACTGTGTAACAGGTATTGCTACGGCTTATATGGATAGTATTCCTATGGTTGTCTTATCAGGCCAGGTACCATCTAATTTAATTGGCGATGATGCTTTCCAGGAAACAGACATTGTTGGTTGCTCACGTCCAATTGTTAAACATAGTTTTAACTGCCGTGATGCCCAACAAATCCCGACTGTACTGGCAAAAGCTTTCTATCTGGCAAGCTCTGGCAGACCAGGTCCTGTCGTCGTTGAGTTGCCCAAGGATATTCTGAACCCACAACTTAAATACGCCTATGAAATGCCCGCTCGAATTGATATGCGTACCTACAACCCCAGTTCTAAAGGGCATTCTCGCCAGATCAAAAAAGCGGTAGATGCAATTCTGGGCGCCAAACGGCTGGTTGTGTATTCAGGTGGCGGCATCATTCTTTCAAATACATCTGAGCAATTAACTGAGCTGGTTGAAACCCTAAACGCGCCTATTACAAACACTCTAATGGGTCTGGGCGGGATCAGCGGCACGCATCCAAACTTTGTGGGGATGCTGGGCATGCATGGCTCTTTGGAAGCCAACAAAGCCATGGCCAATGCCGACGTAATCCTCGCTTTGGGTGCACGATTTGATGATCGGGTAACCAATAACGTCAAAAAGTTTTGCCCAAATGCCACCATAGTCCATGTCGATGTTGACCCGACTTCAATCTCAAAAACCATTCAGGCGCACATTCCCGTCGTTGGAAGTTTAGAAACTGTACTTTCACAACTGCAAAGCGCGATAGAGAAAAGCGCCCTGCGTATTGATCGGGCAGCTCAGGAATCGTGGTGGCAACAAATCACAGCATGGCGTGAGCAGCGCTGTTTAGCATATGATACACAGAACACCGTGATTAAACCGCAAACGGTCATAGAGAAGCTTTACGAGGTTACCCAGGGTAATGCCTATATCAGTTCAGATGTAGGTCAGCATCAAATGTTTGCTGCTCAATATTATCCGTTTAAAAACCCAAGGCAATGGATCAATTCAGGTGGTCTCGGCACCATGGGCTTTGGCCTGCCCGCTGCGATGGGCGTAAAAGTAGCCTACCCTGAAGCTGACGTTGTATGCGTTACAGGAGATGGGTCAATTCAGATGAACATTCAGGAACTTTCCACCTGCCTCCAGTACGGCCTGAATGTCAAAATAGTCTCCTTGAACAACCGCTCTTTAGGCATGGTCAGGCAGTGGCAGGATATGATGTATGGTGGACGCCACTCCAGCTCTTATATGGAGTCTTTGCCAGATTTTGTGGCTTTGGCCGAAAGCTATGGCCACATAGGGATCCGAGTAGATCATCCTGATGAACTGGATGATGCACTGGCAAGAGCATTTTCCATCACTGACAGGTTGGTGTTCCTTGATATTCGCGTAGATGAAAATGAACACGTTTATCCTATGCAAATCAAACTAGGTGCCATCGATGATATGTGGCTGAAAAAGGGAGTAAAAGCATAA
- the ilvN gene encoding acetolactate synthase small subunit, producing the protein MRRILSILLENEPGALSRIVGLFSQRAYNIDSLTVGTTDDTTLSRITITTQGDDRVVEQITKQVNKLVDVLKIIDLTDSSHIERELLLVKVFAGNEQTRASVTRVTDVFGGMILDMGKRSYTVQLASSSDKIASFLDMLRHESDIIEVVRSGTVGIGRGDKALKG; encoded by the coding sequence ATGCGCAGAATTTTATCTATATTACTGGAAAACGAACCTGGCGCTTTATCTCGCATAGTGGGGTTATTTTCTCAACGCGCATACAATATCGACAGTCTGACAGTGGGCACAACCGACGACACAACACTATCGCGGATCACCATTACGACTCAGGGTGACGACCGGGTTGTTGAACAGATAACCAAACAAGTAAACAAGCTGGTTGATGTACTTAAGATCATTGACTTGACAGACTCAAGTCATATTGAAAGAGAACTATTACTGGTCAAAGTATTCGCAGGTAACGAGCAAACCAGGGCCTCTGTAACACGCGTTACAGACGTATTTGGGGGTATGATACTTGATATGGGTAAACGCAGTTATACGGTTCAGCTGGCCAGTAGCAGCGATAAAATAGCTTCATTCCTGGATATGCTTAGGCATGAGAGCGATATTATTGAGGTAGTTCGTTCTGGTACTGTGGGAATAGGGAGAGGAGATAAAGCACTCAAGGGATAA
- a CDS encoding HU family DNA-binding protein → MNKAQLVEKMAADAEISKAAATRALEAFTGAVTQSLKDGNSVALVGFGTFSVKERAARTGRNPQTGAEIQIPAANIPSFKAGKGLKDQVNP, encoded by the coding sequence ATGAATAAAGCTCAACTAGTTGAAAAGATGGCGGCTGACGCTGAGATCTCAAAAGCTGCAGCGACACGCGCGCTGGAAGCATTCACTGGTGCTGTAACTCAGTCTCTTAAAGATGGTAACTCAGTGGCACTGGTTGGTTTTGGCACTTTCTCTGTAAAAGAGCGTGCAGCGCGTACGGGTCGTAACCCGCAAACTGGCGCTGAAATCCAAATTCCAGCGGCAAATATCCCTTCTTTCAAAGCGGGTAAAGGCCTTAAAGATCAGGTTAATCCTTAA
- the phrB gene encoding deoxyribodipyrimidine photo-lyase, with the protein MSTLFWFRRDLRVFGNEALIAAVENGARDALFLVCEQQWQAHNAAPVQVDLLKRRVIWLGHKLAELGVRLHVLDAGDFTQVPAVVSQFCQENGVAQVYANREYEVNEQDRDNACQQAGVQLQLFDGDLIAPPGSVTTASNEMYKVFTPFKKAWLKQYEQKHFYLPGWPEINAAPFEWEAPELLTGEGVSDKWPVDDETLVKVVQSFIQEKMVDYKANRDFPGVKGTSGLSPYLALGIVSVKQLLAESQLHFPELLQMTSAPAFSWINELIWREFYRHLICAYPKLCKGVNFNEKYNHVDWRQDDAHFKAWCEGNTGYPIVDAAMRQLNQTGWMHNRLRMIVASFLTKHLLIDWRKGEHYFMSKLIDGDLASNNGGWQWAASTGCDAQPYFRIFNPISQSEKFDPQGDFIRKFVPELSEVPAKSIHFPHDYMQAFGISGYMKPIVDHKAARERALAAFKV; encoded by the coding sequence ATGTCTACATTGTTTTGGTTTCGGCGTGATTTGCGCGTTTTTGGCAACGAAGCGCTTATTGCTGCGGTTGAAAATGGTGCGCGCGATGCACTCTTTTTGGTGTGTGAGCAGCAATGGCAAGCGCACAATGCAGCACCTGTACAGGTTGATTTACTTAAGCGGCGGGTTATTTGGCTAGGGCATAAACTGGCTGAGTTGGGTGTGCGCCTGCACGTGCTAGATGCAGGTGATTTTACTCAAGTGCCCGCAGTGGTGTCTCAGTTTTGTCAGGAGAACGGCGTTGCGCAGGTTTACGCTAACCGTGAGTATGAAGTAAATGAACAAGACCGAGATAACGCGTGTCAGCAAGCCGGTGTGCAATTGCAATTATTTGATGGTGATTTGATTGCCCCACCGGGCAGTGTAACGACGGCCAGCAATGAGATGTACAAAGTGTTTACGCCGTTTAAAAAGGCCTGGCTTAAACAGTACGAGCAAAAGCACTTTTACCTGCCCGGCTGGCCTGAAATAAACGCAGCTCCATTTGAATGGGAAGCCCCAGAGTTACTTACAGGGGAGGGTGTTTCAGATAAATGGCCAGTTGATGACGAAACTCTGGTAAAAGTTGTACAGTCGTTTATTCAGGAAAAAATGGTCGATTACAAAGCTAATCGGGATTTTCCTGGTGTTAAAGGCACCTCTGGGCTTAGTCCTTACCTGGCATTAGGAATTGTGTCAGTGAAGCAGCTATTAGCAGAAAGTCAGCTCCATTTTCCCGAACTGTTGCAGATGACCAGTGCACCAGCGTTTAGCTGGATCAATGAATTGATTTGGCGCGAGTTTTACCGACATCTTATCTGCGCTTATCCAAAGTTATGCAAAGGGGTTAACTTTAACGAAAAGTATAATCACGTTGACTGGCGACAGGACGATGCCCACTTTAAAGCGTGGTGCGAGGGCAATACAGGTTACCCTATTGTCGACGCCGCAATGCGACAGCTTAACCAGACCGGGTGGATGCATAATCGTTTACGTATGATTGTAGCGAGCTTCTTAACCAAGCATTTGCTTATAGACTGGCGTAAGGGCGAGCATTACTTTATGAGCAAGCTGATTGATGGTGATCTGGCAAGCAACAATGGTGGCTGGCAATGGGCTGCCAGTACTGGGTGTGATGCACAGCCTTATTTTAGGATCTTTAACCCTATCAGCCAAAGTGAAAAGTTCGATCCGCAAGGAGATTTCATTCGTAAATTTGTGCCGGAGCTGAGCGAAGTACCGGCAAAATCGATCCATTTCCCTCATGATTATATGCAGGCTTTTGGTATAAGTGGGTACATGAAACCGATAGTTGACCATAAAGCAGCACGGGAAAGAGCGCTTGCTGCGTTTAAGGTTTAA
- a CDS encoding YbgA family protein, which produces MIEQAFNFNSPIKIGISACLAGDKVRFDSGHKRSNFCMDELAQYVEYVRFCPEVAIGLPIPRKTIRQVRVEDVIKVGPAHSDEDYAPDLAEYGKKVSEDHGNQLSGYIFCAKSPSCGMERVKIYNEAETGNTSEGIGIFAEQIMARNPLLPCEENGRLNDMHLRENFVMRVYVYKSWQELVVTNPGLHELTNFHARHKYLLMSHNYEAYRDLGRLLAEGKGVSLDELRKTYISGLMEALSSPARRKDQANTLSHLQGYFKKVLGKVEKQELCRAIDDYRIGQVPLQVPLTLLRHHLIMHPNDYLMQQVYFHPYPNELKLRFAI; this is translated from the coding sequence ATGATAGAGCAAGCTTTTAACTTTAACAGCCCCATAAAAATAGGGATCAGCGCGTGTCTTGCTGGAGACAAAGTCCGTTTTGATTCAGGGCACAAACGTAGCAACTTTTGTATGGATGAATTGGCGCAGTACGTTGAGTATGTGCGTTTTTGTCCAGAGGTGGCTATCGGGTTACCTATCCCAAGAAAGACGATCCGTCAGGTGAGAGTAGAGGATGTGATCAAAGTTGGTCCGGCGCACAGCGATGAAGACTATGCACCCGATTTAGCTGAATATGGGAAAAAGGTGTCTGAGGATCATGGTAATCAGTTGTCGGGTTATATCTTTTGCGCAAAAAGCCCGAGTTGTGGTATGGAGCGGGTTAAGATCTACAACGAAGCTGAGACAGGCAATACCTCTGAAGGCATAGGTATATTTGCCGAACAGATCATGGCGCGCAACCCTTTATTACCTTGTGAGGAAAATGGCCGTCTGAATGATATGCATCTGAGAGAAAATTTTGTGATGCGGGTCTACGTATACAAGAGCTGGCAAGAACTGGTGGTTACCAATCCTGGCTTACATGAATTGACTAATTTCCATGCCCGTCATAAGTACTTGCTGATGAGCCATAATTACGAGGCCTATCGTGACCTTGGCAGACTGCTTGCAGAGGGCAAAGGAGTCTCGCTTGATGAGCTCAGAAAGACATACATCAGTGGCCTGATGGAGGCATTGTCGAGCCCGGCAAGACGTAAGGACCAGGCTAACACATTATCGCACTTACAGGGGTATTTTAAGAAAGTACTGGGTAAGGTTGAGAAACAGGAGTTGTGCCGGGCGATTGATGACTACCGCATTGGTCAGGTTCCGCTACAGGTCCCACTTACCTTGTTGCGTCACCATTTGATCATGCACCCCAATGACTACCTGATGCAGCAAGTCTATTTTCACCCTTATCCTAACGAGCTTAAGCTGAGGTTCGCGATTTAA
- a CDS encoding MGMT family protein, whose amino-acid sequence MQEETKEEFRIRVFTLIGAIPVGNVATYGQIAGLAGAPKHARAVGYLLKHLPAGSSLPWHRVINSQGKISFPPESSKFIEQSQLLRSEGVQVQGGKIALRQYQWC is encoded by the coding sequence TTGCAAGAGGAAACTAAAGAGGAATTCAGAATCAGGGTATTTACACTGATAGGTGCAATTCCGGTTGGAAATGTCGCAACGTACGGGCAAATTGCCGGTCTGGCTGGGGCACCTAAGCATGCTCGGGCAGTTGGATATTTGTTAAAGCACTTACCGGCAGGGTCAAGTTTGCCGTGGCACAGAGTGATTAATAGTCAGGGAAAAATTTCTTTTCCGCCTGAGAGCAGTAAGTTTATCGAGCAAAGTCAACTATTACGCTCGGAAGGAGTGCAGGTACAGGGTGGCAAAATTGCCTTACGACAGTATCAATGGTGCTAA
- a CDS encoding LysR family transcriptional regulator, with protein sequence MKLADIQVLDAVANAQSLSEAAKHLYKSQPAVTQALKRLSDELGFALVTREDYRIRLTEQGKRFHQHAQKLLEHHNHLKTLADEFSQGNEAKFRICYEPMCHQETYNAQISSTFKQFPSTELVISSGRRFVALEQVNAGAADLGIGPWFDLFHATGELESIAIGETKLGVVAKRGLLPKRMYYDELSLYPCLAMVESGFDFDSERLAYSRGLHVMKLDDVSTIKLFLSQGVGFALTSLNTCRQELESGELERIEIIDRQHEFTAAIHAFRRHQGHYGPVARHLWQQFTALGAQFARGN encoded by the coding sequence ATGAAGTTGGCAGATATTCAGGTACTTGATGCCGTTGCAAATGCACAAAGTTTGAGCGAAGCGGCAAAACATTTATATAAGTCACAGCCCGCTGTTACGCAAGCGTTAAAACGCTTGTCTGATGAACTGGGGTTTGCGTTGGTTACGCGCGAGGATTATCGGATCCGACTTACCGAGCAGGGGAAGCGTTTTCATCAGCATGCTCAGAAGTTGCTGGAACACCATAATCATTTAAAGACCCTGGCGGATGAGTTTTCACAGGGCAATGAAGCAAAATTTCGCATTTGTTATGAACCTATGTGTCATCAGGAAACGTATAACGCCCAGATAAGTAGCACCTTTAAGCAATTTCCTTCTACTGAACTAGTGATCTCAAGCGGTAGACGTTTTGTTGCATTGGAGCAGGTAAACGCCGGCGCTGCCGACTTAGGAATTGGGCCCTGGTTTGATCTGTTTCATGCAACCGGTGAACTAGAATCCATCGCGATAGGCGAAACCAAGCTTGGTGTTGTGGCTAAGCGTGGGCTGTTGCCCAAGCGTATGTACTATGATGAATTGAGCCTATATCCTTGTCTGGCAATGGTTGAGAGTGGTTTCGACTTTGACAGTGAAAGGCTGGCTTATTCTCGTGGATTACACGTGATGAAACTGGATGATGTCAGTACCATTAAACTATTCTTATCCCAGGGAGTCGGATTCGCCCTTACCAGTCTCAATACTTGCAGGCAGGAGTTAGAAAGCGGCGAGCTGGAACGTATAGAGATAATAGACCGACAGCATGAATTCACAGCAGCAATTCACGCTTTTCGTCGACATCAGGGTCATTATGGGCCGGTTGCCAGACATTTGTGGCAACAGTTCACGGCATTAGGAGCGCAGTTTGCAAGAGGAAACTAA
- a CDS encoding efflux RND transporter periplasmic adaptor subunit translates to MLVNKLALFFPALLLLSACQDATQQTTATQVIRPVKLHTVSDPQASLLRSFPAEVVANQGSYLAFRVNGELMEFPVLAGQEVQKGQLLAKLDPEDFDLQYQQRKAQFELAVAQLNRIESLYKKSIASKAEYDQALANEQVAESAFKIAQTNLENSELRAPFDGTIAKVFVKNYENIVAKQNILRLETRDRMDVIIQVPEKLVARVNKDLEYHPTVIFDGYPDKSYLLNIKEWDTQADPATLTYKVVFSLPIPEDFNLLAGMTGHVYVDPSKITNHNTSEIIVPNEAVFSEQTQAAKGNHYVWIYDPKTQLVSKRAVQPGQLRQQGFEIKSGLKPGEVIVSAGVHHLREGLKVRPWTKERGL, encoded by the coding sequence ATTTTGGTGAATAAACTCGCACTCTTTTTTCCAGCCTTGTTGTTATTATCCGCATGTCAGGATGCCACACAGCAAACCACTGCAACTCAGGTCATTCGCCCGGTTAAATTGCATACCGTGTCTGACCCTCAAGCCAGTCTGTTACGCAGCTTTCCTGCGGAAGTTGTTGCAAACCAGGGCTCTTATCTTGCTTTTCGGGTTAATGGGGAACTGATGGAGTTTCCTGTTTTGGCCGGTCAGGAAGTGCAAAAAGGGCAGCTTCTGGCAAAACTCGACCCGGAAGACTTTGATCTTCAATATCAACAGCGAAAAGCCCAGTTTGAACTCGCCGTTGCCCAGCTTAATCGGATCGAGTCTTTATATAAAAAATCGATTGCCAGTAAAGCGGAATATGATCAGGCACTAGCAAACGAACAAGTTGCCGAGTCAGCATTCAAAATAGCCCAAACCAACCTTGAAAATAGCGAGCTCAGAGCCCCATTCGACGGTACGATTGCCAAAGTTTTCGTGAAAAACTATGAAAACATAGTCGCAAAACAGAATATTTTACGCCTTGAGACACGAGACCGTATGGATGTGATCATCCAGGTGCCTGAAAAACTGGTTGCTCGGGTTAATAAAGATCTCGAATATCATCCAACCGTCATTTTTGATGGTTACCCGGATAAATCTTATCTGCTGAATATTAAAGAATGGGATACGCAAGCCGACCCTGCGACGCTGACCTACAAGGTTGTCTTCTCACTGCCCATCCCAGAGGACTTTAATTTGCTCGCCGGGATGACAGGTCATGTCTATGTCGATCCCAGCAAGATCACCAACCACAACACATCGGAAATCATAGTACCGAATGAAGCGGTATTTTCCGAACAAACGCAAGCAGCGAAAGGCAACCATTACGTTTGGATATATGATCCTAAGACCCAACTGGTGTCTAAACGTGCTGTCCAGCCTGGTCAGTTGCGCCAGCAAGGTTTCGAAATCAAGAGTGGATTAAAACCTGGCGAGGTCATTGTCTCGGCCGGAGTCCATCACCTTAGGGAAGGCCTGAAAGTACGCCCATGGACCAAAGAGCGAGGCCTGTAA
- a CDS encoding efflux RND transporter permease subunit produces the protein MSLAKWSIENKVISAMFALLLLLAGTVSYFGLGQLEDPEFTLKKAMVITVYPGASPQQVEEEVTYPIENAIQSLPYVDYVTSISSPGQSQITVEMKSTYRKEDLKQIWDELRRKINDLKPDLPPGVFTPKVMDDFADVYGVLYAVTGDGYSYEELKEYVDYLKRELVLVDGVSKVTIAGEQQAQVVVEISSQKLSQLGISHNRIFSLLQTQNSVSNAGKIRVGDESIRIHPTGEFSQVSELEDLLISKPGAKELIYLGDVATVKREYAEIPTHITRYNRDQSLLLGISFSSGVNVVEIGKAIEKHLTSMEYQRPHGMSVHTVYNQPMEVEKSVDGFIVSLLEAVAIVIVVLLIFMGVKSGILIGGILLLTVLGTFIFMKMFAIDLQRISLGALIIALGMLVDNAIVVTEGILINLKRGQSKVKAAVNIVEQTKWPLLGATVIGITAFAPIGLSSDASGEFAGSLFWVLLISLLLSWVTAITLTPFFANMLFKEDIQQGKETDDPYQGMIFTAYKALLGVCLRFRWTTVIAMLALLGCAMVGFKSVKQSFFPASNTPMFYVDYWHYQGADIRSTADNLEKLEAFLQFDELVEEITTTIGQGAPRFMLTYSPEKQYASYGQLIVRVSDREAVATMIAKVREFAAHNELDGKLKIKRMEIGPSTDAKIEARFSGPDPVVLRRLADQAKNRLAQDAGAFNIRDNWRQRSKVLEPVFNEQKARRLGISKSDLDQLLLTSVSGNTVGLYRDGTKMLPIVARAPEVERRNVENLVDLQIFSPVLNVYVPLGQILDDVEVIWEDSLIMRRDRKRTITVMADHDVIGNETPAKLFARIRADIEAIELPQGYEMQWGGEFESSSKAQKAIFGSLPLGYLSMFIITVLLFNSVRKPLVIWSTVPLAIIGVTAGLVIFQAPFSFMALLGLLSLSGMLIKNGIVLMDQINLELDSGKAPYQAVFDSGVSRVRPVSMAAVTTILGMIPLLFDVFFKSMAVTIMFGLGFATVLTLIVLPVIYCLFFKVTAPK, from the coding sequence ATGAGTCTTGCCAAATGGTCTATTGAAAATAAGGTGATCAGTGCAATGTTCGCACTGCTGTTGCTTTTAGCAGGCACAGTTTCGTACTTTGGCTTGGGGCAACTGGAAGACCCGGAGTTTACACTCAAAAAAGCCATGGTGATCACAGTGTATCCAGGTGCATCACCGCAGCAGGTTGAGGAGGAAGTTACCTATCCCATAGAGAATGCCATCCAGAGCCTGCCTTATGTGGATTACGTTACCTCTATCTCATCACCGGGCCAATCGCAGATCACGGTGGAGATGAAAAGTACTTACCGAAAGGAAGACCTGAAACAAATTTGGGATGAGCTAAGGCGTAAAATAAACGACTTAAAACCAGACCTGCCTCCTGGCGTATTCACACCCAAAGTAATGGATGACTTTGCGGACGTATATGGCGTGTTATATGCGGTAACGGGCGATGGCTATTCTTATGAAGAGCTAAAAGAATACGTGGATTACCTGAAACGAGAACTGGTACTGGTGGATGGCGTCAGTAAAGTAACCATAGCAGGAGAACAGCAAGCGCAGGTGGTTGTTGAAATTTCAAGTCAGAAGCTGTCACAATTGGGGATATCCCACAACCGTATTTTTTCACTGCTGCAGACCCAAAACAGCGTGTCTAACGCGGGTAAAATCCGTGTTGGAGACGAATCTATCCGAATTCACCCCACAGGCGAGTTTAGTCAAGTTTCTGAACTCGAAGACTTACTGATCTCTAAGCCCGGTGCCAAAGAGTTAATCTACTTAGGCGACGTTGCCACCGTAAAACGCGAATACGCTGAGATCCCAACGCATATTACCCGTTACAATCGCGATCAATCTTTGCTCCTGGGTATTTCCTTCAGCTCTGGTGTTAATGTGGTAGAAATCGGTAAGGCCATAGAGAAACACCTAACGTCAATGGAATATCAACGCCCTCATGGCATGTCAGTCCACACCGTTTACAACCAGCCAATGGAAGTAGAGAAGTCCGTAGACGGATTTATTGTCAGCTTACTCGAAGCCGTTGCTATTGTCATTGTCGTGCTCCTGATCTTTATGGGTGTTAAAAGTGGCATTCTTATTGGCGGTATCCTACTGCTTACTGTTCTTGGCACCTTTATTTTCATGAAGATGTTCGCGATTGACTTACAGCGCATATCCCTTGGCGCTTTGATCATCGCCCTCGGTATGCTGGTAGACAATGCCATCGTGGTTACCGAGGGGATTCTAATCAATCTAAAACGCGGACAAAGTAAAGTAAAAGCAGCAGTCAATATCGTAGAACAGACTAAGTGGCCTTTACTAGGTGCGACTGTGATTGGCATCACCGCCTTCGCCCCTATTGGGTTGAGTTCAGACGCCAGTGGCGAATTTGCTGGCTCGCTGTTTTGGGTACTTCTGATCTCGCTACTACTCAGCTGGGTTACTGCCATTACCCTGACCCCCTTTTTTGCCAACATGCTGTTCAAAGAAGACATTCAGCAAGGCAAAGAGACGGATGACCCTTATCAGGGTATGATTTTTACCGCATACAAGGCTCTACTTGGTGTGTGTTTGAGGTTCCGCTGGACCACTGTTATCGCGATGCTCGCGCTCCTTGGGTGTGCGATGGTTGGCTTTAAGTCAGTAAAGCAATCGTTCTTCCCTGCTTCCAATACGCCCATGTTTTATGTCGATTACTGGCACTATCAGGGCGCTGACATTCGAAGTACAGCAGATAATCTGGAAAAGCTGGAAGCATTTTTGCAATTCGACGAGCTGGTTGAGGAGATCACAACGACCATTGGTCAGGGTGCCCCCCGATTTATGCTGACTTACAGCCCGGAAAAGCAATATGCATCCTATGGCCAGCTGATAGTTCGGGTGAGTGACAGAGAAGCCGTTGCGACTATGATAGCGAAAGTAAGAGAATTTGCTGCCCACAACGAGCTGGATGGAAAGCTTAAAATCAAACGCATGGAAATTGGCCCGTCTACAGATGCAAAAATCGAAGCGCGTTTCTCTGGTCCCGATCCTGTGGTACTACGCAGGCTGGCTGATCAAGCTAAAAACCGCCTGGCACAAGACGCTGGTGCATTTAATATTCGCGATAACTGGCGTCAGCGTTCTAAAGTACTTGAGCCGGTCTTTAATGAGCAAAAAGCAAGGCGACTGGGGATCAGTAAATCTGACCTTGACCAGCTGTTGCTGACAAGTGTGTCGGGCAACACAGTAGGTTTATATCGGGATGGCACTAAAATGCTACCGATTGTGGCCAGAGCACCCGAGGTTGAACGTCGCAACGTTGAAAACCTGGTCGACCTGCAAATTTTCAGTCCTGTACTCAATGTGTATGTGCCGCTGGGCCAGATCCTCGATGACGTTGAAGTCATTTGGGAAGACAGCCTGATCATGCGTCGGGATCGCAAACGCACAATTACCGTCATGGCAGATCATGATGTGATTGGCAATGAAACACCGGCTAAACTGTTTGCCCGGATCCGCGCCGACATTGAAGCAATCGAGTTACCGCAAGGCTATGAAATGCAGTGGGGTGGTGAGTTTGAGTCGTCCAGTAAAGCTCAGAAGGCCATTTTTGGCTCACTCCCGCTCGGATACTTATCCATGTTTATCATCACAGTGTTGCTATTTAACTCAGTGCGTAAACCATTGGTCATCTGGAGCACTGTGCCGCTGGCTATTATTGGCGTAACCGCGGGGCTGGTCATATTTCAGGCACCATTTAGCTTTATGGCACTGCTGGGACTGCTCAGTCTGTCTGGCATGTTAATTAAAAATGGCATTGTTTTGATGGATCAAATCAACCTGGAACTGGATAGCGGAAAAGCCCCCTATCAGGCGGTGTTTGATTCCGGGGTCAGTCGTGTACGGCCCGTATCTATGGCGGCCGTGACAACCATTTTAGGTATGATCCCGCTCCTATTCGATGTATTTTTTAAATCCATGGCAGTCACCATTATGTTTGGCCTAGGTTTTGCCACCGTGCTCACTTTGATAGTGCTTCCCGTAATTTACTGTTTGTTCTTCAAAGTAACCGCACCAAAATAA